The following proteins are encoded in a genomic region of Anas acuta chromosome 28, bAnaAcu1.1, whole genome shotgun sequence:
- the LOC137845581 gene encoding protein S100-A4-like, translating to MACPLEQALAAMVTTFHKYSGKEGDKYKLSKAELKELLNKELPSFGSKQMDEGEFRRLVNDLDHDKDSEVDFKEFACFLACVAMGFNEFFKDAKQPHKK from the exons ATGGCGTGTCCCCTGGAGCAGGCGCTGGCCGCGATGGTCACCACCTTCCACAAGTACTCGGGGAAGGAGGGCGACAAGTACAAGCTGAGCAAGGCCGAGCTGAAGGAGCTGCTCAACAAGGAGCTGCCCAGCTTCGGAAGC AAGCAAATGGACGAGGGGGAGTTCAGGAGGCTGGTCAACGACCTGGACCACGACAAGGACAGCGAGGTGGACTTCAAGGAGTTCGCCTGCTTCCTGGCCTGCGTGGCCATGGGCTTCAACGAGTTCTTCAAGGATGCCAAGCAGCCCCACAAGAAGTGA
- the S100A16 gene encoding protein S100-A16 yields the protein MADCTELEWAIQVLVNNFDKYSSRCCCRKPRRISKKDFRRMLSCELNHMLTDTGNRRAADKLICDLDENKDGRISFEEYWTLIGGIASPIAHIIRQQEQSIKHTK from the exons ATGGCAGACTGCACGGAGCTGGAATGGGCCATCCAGGTGCTGGTGAACAACTTTGACAAGTACTcgagccgctgctgctgccggaaGCCGCGGCGCATCAGCAAGAAGGATTTCCGCAGGATGCTGAGCTGTGAGCTCAACCACATGCTGACG GACACCGGGAACAGGCGGGCGGCCGACAAGCTCATCTGCGACCTGGACGAGAACAAAGACGGGCGCATCAGCTTCGAGGAGTACTGGACCTTGATAGGCGGCATCGCCAGCCCCATCGCCCACATCATccgccagcaggagcagagcatcAAGCACACCAAGTAG
- the LOC137845753 gene encoding protein S100-A14-like: protein MGQCNCRKKRKDCQELTDVEQAIETVINQFHCYAVKGQKEYLTPNEMRELVVQKLPHLGKCVGPLDEKIECMGDPDEAKLEFGEYWDMMGDAAKGCRRK from the exons ATGGGCCAGTGCAACTGCCGCAAGAAGCGCAAG GACTGCCAGGAGCTCACCGACGTGGAGCAGGCCATCGAGACCGTCATCAACCAGTTCCACTGCTACGCCGTGAAGGGGCAGAAGGAGTACCTGACCCCCAATGAGATGCGGGAGCTGGTGGTGCAGAAGCTGCCCCACTTGGGCAAG TGCGTCGGACCGCTGGATGAGAAGATCGAGTGCATGGGAGACCCCGACGAGGCCAAACTGGAGTTCGGAGAGTACTGGGACATGATGGGGGACGCGGCCAAGGGCTGCCGGAGGAAGTAG
- the S100A13 gene encoding protein S100-A13 — protein sequence MATGELTELERAIDTVVTVFFTYAGKEGRKGTLTAEEFKELVQLQLPNLMKDVPSLEEKMRELDVNNDQELKFNEYWRLIGELARAMRREKAEKKK from the exons ATGGCCACGGGCGAGCTGACCGAGCTGGAGCGGGCCATCGACACCGTCGTCACCGTCTTCTTCACCTACGcggggaaggagggcaggaaggggaCGCTGACGGCCGAGGAGTTCAAGGAGCTGgtccagctccagctgcccaACCTGATGAAG GACGTCCCCTCCCTGGAGGAGAAGATGAGGGAGCTGGATGTGAACAACGACCAGGAGCTGAAGTTCAACGAGTACTGGCGGCTGATCGGCGAGCTGGCCAGGGCCATGCGGAGGGAGAAAGCGGAGAAGAAGAAGTGA